From the genome of Marinitoga sp. 38H-ov:
TTTAATTATTATAATTATTTTAGAATAAAATAATTAATATTTTTTTATATTATTGAATAATATCATATTATTGAAAGCATGTTAATTATATGATATAATATTTTCGTTTAAATATTAACAAACGGGAGGTATGGGGATGTCATTGAAAAGAAAGTCAGGTTTTTCTTTGTATGAAGTATTAATTGTTTTAGCTGTTATTGCAATTTTAGGAACTTTTGCAGTACCAATGGTTAATAATGTTATTTCAAAAGCAAAGATGACAAAAATAGTAAATGATATGAAAGTTTTAGAAACTTCTATTATTCAATATTATTATAATGAAAATGCTATTCCTGCTGATATTAATTCTTTAATCACTAACAATTATTTAGAAAATAGCGTAGATAATATAAATTTTAGTACAAAATCTAATGTTGTTTATGTATATTACGATAGTTCTGTTGAAAAAGCTGACGATTTAGAAAAATTAGACACTACATTAAAATGGAGTTCGTCTAAAACGGATTTTTCTACACTATCAGATGTTCCAGATGAAACTAATATTTATCCTGTTTTAAAGGTTTCTTTTTAATGATTATTTTTTAATTTCTATACCAGTTTCTTGTCTTTCTATATAAGTTACTTGGCCTTTAGATTTTAGCATTTCTAATATTTCATCTTCATTTTCTAACGCTATTTTAAATTTAACATCAACCATAAACTGTTGGTCAATAATTGACCAACCTTTTAATCTTTTTAATAGTCTTTCAATTTCTGCATACTTTGAATAATCTGTTTTTACTTCATATATTTTTAAATCAATAAACTTACCTAATTTAGAATTTAAAATTGTTTCTTCTGCACATTGTGA
Proteins encoded in this window:
- a CDS encoding type II secretion system protein, whose amino-acid sequence is MSLKRKSGFSLYEVLIVLAVIAILGTFAVPMVNNVISKAKMTKIVNDMKVLETSIIQYYYNENAIPADINSLITNNYLENSVDNINFSTKSNVVYVYYDSSVEKADDLEKLDTTLKWSSSKTDFSTLSDVPDETNIYPVLKVSF